A single region of the Oryzias latipes chromosome 21, ASM223467v1 genome encodes:
- the pofut2 gene encoding GDP-fucose protein O-fucosyltransferase 2: MACTVFYIVAIYFSSTCSFSVFFLSIFAAFAAVKSENVFSAGHTSTAPIAAARDLRYLLYDVNPPEGFNLRRDVYIRMASLVKTLRKEGGDWVLVLPPWGRLYHWQSSDIDQTRIPWGEFFSITSLQANVPVVEYEEFIAENGGPFIDQVLVLQNYAEGWTNGKWEEKIDERPCFDKLMYSKDKQGYYRGWFWGYEETRARNVTCVSAQGHASIMAPVLQRNYTVTSVMLDRAETLLHDVYAGKDYWDTRRSMVFAKHLRLIGDEFRAKYLNSTDDRDLTVYREDWTRMKAKPGSAKGGPYLGVHLRRKDFIWGHREDVPSLKGAVKTILNLMKKHMLEKVFIATDADGEELKELKAMLPRMVRFEPSREDLELLKDGGVAIIDQWICSHARFFIGTSVSTFSFRIHEEREILGFDPKTTYNRFCGDAEKECEQPTHWKIVY; this comes from the exons ATGGCGTGCACCGTATTCTACATTGTGGCAATATATTTCTCTTCCACTTGCTCGTTTAGTGTGttctttttaagcatttttgctgcttttgctgCAGTAAAGAGTGAGAATGTGTTCAGCGCAGGCCACACGAGTACAGCACCCATCGCTGCCGCCAGGGATCTACG GTACCTCTTATATGACGTAAATCCTCCAGAGGGATTCAATCTACGCAGGGATGTCTACATCCGAATGGCGTCCCTAGTCAAGACTTTGAGGAAGGAGGGGGGTGACTGGGTTTTGGTTCTCCCCCCATGGGGTCGCCTATACCACTGGCAAAGTTCAGACATTGATCAGACCCGCATCCCATGGGGGGAGTTCTTCAGCATCACCAGCTTGCAGGCCAACGTGCCTGTCGTTGAGTATGAGGAGTTCATTGCTG AGAACGGAGGCCCGTTCATCGACCAAGTTCTGGTTCTGCAGAACTATGCTGAGGGATGGACCAATGGGAAATGGGAGGAAAAAATAGATGAGCGTCCATGTTTTGATAAGCTGATGTACTCCAAAGATAAACAGGGCTACTACAg GGGCTGGTTTTGGGGCTATGAGGAAACAAGAGCCCGGAATGTTACATGCGTGTCAGCTCAGGGACACGCCTCAATTATGGCTCCAGTTCTTCAGAGAAACTACACAGTGAC ATCTGTCATGCTTGATCGAGCAGAGACGCTGCTTCACGATGTCTATGCTGGAAAGGACTACTGGGAT ACCCGGCGGAGTATGGTCTTTGCTAAGCACCTGCGACTCATAGGAGACGAGTTCAGAGCCAAATACCTGAATTCTACCGATGACAGAGACCTTACGGTATACAGAGAGGACTGGACGCGCATGAAG GCAAAACCAGGCTCAGCCAAAGGTGGGCCTTACCTCGGCGTTCATCTACGCAGAAAAGACTTTATCTGGGGTCACAGAGAGGATGTACCCAGCCTGAAGGGCGCAGtcaaaactattttaaactTGATGAAGAAACACATGcttgaaaaagtttttattgcTACAGATGCTGATGGTGAAG AACTGAAGGAGCTAAAAGCAATGTTGCCACGCATGGTGCGGTTTGAGCCATCTCGAGAGGACCTGGAGCTTCTGAAAGATGGAGGAGTGGCCATCATTGACCAATGGATATGTTCTCATGCAAG ATTCTTCATCGGAACATCTGTGTCCACCTTTTCTTTCCGGATCCACGAAGAGAGGGAGATCCTCGGTTTCGACCCTAAAACTACATACAACCGTTTCTGTGGAGACGCTGAGAAAGAGTGTGAACAGCCCACCCACTGGAAAATAGTTTACTGA
- the LOC101168001 gene encoding tubulin alpha chain → MRECISVHVGQAGVQMGNTCWELYCLEHGIQPDGQMLTQKPIGGHDDSFTTFFSETGAKKYVPRAIFVDLEPTVIDEVRSGTYRQLFHPEQLISGKEDAANNYARGHYTIGREIIDSVLDRIRKLADQCTGLQGFLVFHSFGGGTGSGFTSLLMERLSVDYGKKSKLEFAIYPAPQVSTAVVEPYNSILTTHTTLEHSDCAFMVDNEAIYDICRRNLDIERPSYTNLNRLISQIVSSITASLRFDGALNVDLTEFQTNLVPYPRIHFPLATYAPIISAEKAYHEQLSVAEITNACFEPANQMVKCDPRHGKYMACCLLYRGDVVPKDVNSAIAAIKTKRTIQFVDWCPTGFKVGINYQPPTVVPGGDLAKVQRAVCMLSNTTAIAEAWARLDHKFDLMYAKRAFVHWYVGEGMEEGEFSEAREDMAALEKDYEEVGIDSFEEDEEGEEY, encoded by the exons ATG CGGGAATGCATCTCTGTTCATGTGGGCCAGGCTGGTGTGCAGATGGGGAACACCTGTTGGGAACTCTACTGTCTAGAGCACGGCATCCAGCCAGATGGTCAGATGTTGACCCAAAAGCCCATAGGTGGCCACGACGACTCCTTCACCACTTTTTTCAGTGAGACTGGAGCTAAAAAGTACGTCCCAAGAGCAATCTTTGTTGATCTGGAGCCCACTGTCATTG ATGAAGTGAGATCAGGAACATATCGTCAACTTTTTCATCCCGAACAGCTGATTTCAGGAAAAGAGGATGCGGCCAACAACTACGCTAGAGGACACTACACCATCGGTAGAGAGATCATTGACTCTGTCCTGGACAGAATCCGTAAACTG GCTGATCAGTGCACCGGTCTACAAGGATTCTTGGTTTTCCACTCATTTGGTGGAGGCACTGGTTCTGGTTTCACCTCCCTGCTGATGGAGAGACTCTCTGTTGACTATGGGAAGAAGTCCAAACTTGAGTTTGCCATCTATCCTGCTCCCCAGGTCTCCACAGCTGTAGTGGAGCCTTACAACTCCATTCTGACCACCCACACCACCTTGGAGCACTCTGACTGTGCATTCATGGTGGATAATGAAGCCATCTATGACATCTGCCGCAGGAACCTTGACATCGAACGGCCTTCTTATACCAATCTCAACCGCCTAATTAGCCAGATAGTCTCCTCCATCACAGCCTCACTTCGTTTTGATGGCGCTCTGAATGTTGATCTGACAGAGTTCCAAACTAACTTGGTGCCGTACCCTCGTATCCATTTCCCTCTGGCCACCTATGCTCCCATCATCTCTGCTGAGAAAGCCTACCATGAGCAGCTGTCTGTGGCTGAAATTACTAATGCCTGCTTTGAGCCGGCCAATCAGATGGTGAAATGTGACCCTCGCCATGGCAAATACATGGCCTGCTGTCTGCTGTATCGTGGTGATGTGGTCCCCAAAGATGTCAACTCTGCCATCGCCGCTATCAAGACCAAGCGCACCATCCAATTTGTAGACTGGTGTCCCACAGGCTTCAAGGTGGGCATCAACTATCAACCTCCAACCGTGGTTCCAGGAGGAGACCTGGCCAAGGTGCAGAGAGCCGTGTGCATGCTGAGCAACACCACAGCCATAGCTGAGGCCTGGGCTCGACTTGACCACAAGTTTGACCTCATGTATGCCAAGAGAGCCTTCGTCCACTGGTATGTTGGTGAGGGCATGGAGGAAGGAGAGTTCTCGGAGGCGAGAGAAGATATGGCTGCTCTGGAGAAGGATTATGAAGAAGTGGGGATTGACTCATTTGAAGAGGATGAGGAAGGGGAGGAATATTAA
- the LOC101166346 gene encoding tubulin alpha-1A chain-like, which yields MRECISVHVGQAGAQIGNACWELYCLEHGIQPDGQMPADKTIGGGDDSFNTFFSETGAGKHVPRAIFVDLEPTVIDEVRTGTYRQLFHPEQLITGKEDAANNYARGHYTIGKEIIDLVLDRTRKLADQCTGLQGFLIFHSFGGGTGSGFTSLLMERLSVDYGKKSKLEFAIYPAPQVSTAVVEPYNSILTTHTTLEHSDCAFMVDNEAIYDICRRNLDIERPTYTNLNRLIGQIVSSITASLRFDGALNVDLTEFQTNLVPYPRIHFPLATYAPVISAEKAYHEQLSVADITNTCFEPANQMVKCDPRHGKYMACCLLYRGDVVPKDVNSAIATIKTKRTIQFVDWCPTGFKVGINYQPPTVVPGGDLAKVQRAVCMLSNTTAIAEAWARLDHKFDLMYAKRAFVHWYVGEGMEEGEFSEAREDLAALEKDYEEVGTDNVEDDDGEEY from the exons ATG CGTGAATGTATCTCTGTCCATGTGGGCCAAGCTGGGGCTCAGATTGGCAATGCATGCTGGGAGCTGTATTGCCTGGAGCATGGGATTCAGCCTGATGGACAAATGCCTGCTGACAAGACCATTGGAGGAGGAGACGACTCCTTCAACACATTCTTTAGTGAGACAGGAGCAGGAAAACATGTTCCCAGAGCCATCTTTGTTGACCTGGAACCCACTGTCATTG atgagGTGCGCACAGGAACTTATCGTCAGCTCTTCCACCCTGAACAGTTGATCACAGGAAAGGAGGATGCTGCCAACAACTACGCCCGTGGACACTACACCATTGGCAAAGAGATCATTGATCTTGTTCTTGACAGAACACGGAAACta gcTGATCAATGCACGGGCCTGCAGGGTTTTCTAATTTTCCACTCCTTTGGTGGAGGCACTGGTTCTGGTTTCACCTCCCTGCTGATGGAGAGACTCTCTGTTGACTATGGGAAGAAGTCCAAGCTTGAGTTTGCCATCTACCCTGCTCCCCAGGTCTCCACAGCTGTAGTGGAGCCTTACAACTCCATTCTGACCACCCACACCACCTTGGAGCACTCTGACTGTGCATTCATGGTGGATAATGAGGCCATCTATGACATCTGCCGCAGGAACCTTGACATTGAGAGACCCACCTACACCAACCTGAACAGGCTGATTGGTCAGATAGTCTCCTCCATCACAGCCTCACTTCGTTTTGATGGCGCTCTGAATGTTGATCTGACCGAGTTCCAAACTAACTTGGTGCCGTACCCTCGTATCCATTTCCCTCTGGCCACCTATGCGCCAGTCATCTCTGCTGAGAAAGCCTACCATGAGCAGCTGTCTGTGGCTGATATAACTAACACTTGCTTTGAGCCGGCCAATCAGATGGTGAAATGTGATCCTCGCCATGGCAAATACATGGCCTGCTGTCTGCTGTATCGTGGTGATGTGGTCCCCAAAGATGTCAACTCTGCCATTGCCACTATCAAGACCAAGCGCACCATCCAATTTGTAGACTGGTGTCCCACAGGCTTTAAGGTGGGCATCAACTATCAACCTCCAACTGTGGTTCCAGGAGGAGACCTGGCCAAGGTGCAGAGAGCCGTGTGCATGCTGAGCAACACCACAGCCATAGCTGAGGCCTGGGCTCGACTTGACCACAAGTTTGACCTCATGTATGCCAAGAGAGCCTTCGTCCACTGGTATGTTGGTGAGGGCATGGAGGAAGGAGAGTTCTCGGAGGCGAGAGAAGATTTGGCTGCTCTGGAGAAAGATTATGAAGAGGTTGGCACTGACAATGTTGAGGATGACGATGGGGAAgaatattga